Proteins from one Gimesia maris genomic window:
- a CDS encoding cupin domain-containing protein, which produces MKLQSVSSAILFFISVCCLAAFTFAAGAAEPKVHVKVLRADELPVKQNGKNMTATMLDVTLDPLAGSPPHRHPGAVSGYILEGTFEFQVGDGPLQTFRAGDTFFEPAMILHRIGRNPDPEKRTRFIVTMVHPSDARQLVIPEPK; this is translated from the coding sequence GTGAAATTACAAAGCGTCTCGTCGGCTATCTTGTTTTTCATCAGCGTCTGCTGCCTTGCTGCATTCACGTTTGCAGCAGGCGCAGCAGAACCGAAAGTCCACGTCAAAGTGCTGCGTGCGGATGAACTCCCAGTGAAACAAAACGGCAAGAACATGACTGCCACCATGCTGGATGTCACCCTCGATCCCCTCGCAGGCAGTCCCCCGCATCGGCATCCCGGTGCCGTCTCCGGTTACATCCTCGAAGGCACCTTCGAATTCCAGGTCGGCGACGGTCCTCTGCAGACCTTCCGAGCCGGCGACACCTTTTTCGAACCCGCCATGATCCTGCACCGCATCGGCCGCAACCCCGATCCTGAAAAACGAACCCGTTTCATCGTCACCATGGTGCATCCCTCCGATGCCAGACAACTGGTGATCCCAGAACCCAAATAA
- a CDS encoding carboxymuconolactone decarboxylase family protein: MSGTRVNYYKHVGKAAQHLMAIEELLEHTTLGPKLLELIRLRTSQINGCSFCVNYHTQVLGLLEETPERINQAAVWEEAPCFTAQEKAAFRWAETLTKISDTRYVNDDLYQATLDAWGEAGISELTLAVGMINTWNRLGIAFHTDHGFIDQLLRAKRNELAHA, translated from the coding sequence ATGTCCGGAACCCGCGTCAATTATTACAAACACGTCGGCAAAGCCGCCCAGCACCTGATGGCTATCGAAGAACTGCTCGAGCACACCACGCTCGGCCCGAAACTCCTGGAACTGATCCGCCTGCGCACCTCACAAATCAACGGCTGTTCTTTCTGTGTGAATTACCACACCCAGGTTCTCGGCTTACTGGAAGAAACTCCCGAACGCATCAACCAGGCCGCCGTCTGGGAAGAAGCCCCCTGCTTCACCGCACAGGAAAAAGCCGCCTTTCGCTGGGCCGAAACCCTCACCAAAATCTCCGACACCCGCTACGTCAACGATGACCTCTACCAGGCCACGCTCGACGCCTGGGGTGAAGCCGGCATCAGCGAACTCACACTCGCCGTCGGCATGATCAACACCTGGAATCGACTGGGCATTGCCTTCCACACCGATCACGGCTTCATCGATCAACTCCTCCGCGCCAAACGCAACGAACTGGCACACGCCTGA